The sequence ATCCGGCTGGCAGAGGCTGGACAGGGCCAGGAGGCATCTCACCAGCTTCTCCCGAAGCTTCAGGACTAGGTCCACGACCTCCACTTCAGACTTGTCCTTCATCCAGGTCTCAATGTTCTGCTGGGAATAAGACGGAGCCAGCCATCACCAGGGCCCGCCCCCTGCCCGGGGGCCTGCAcacccccacttcctcccccagccccagctcccccaCTTACCGCCTCACAGATAGCTTCAAGGTGCAAGGCCTCCAGCTTATGGGCCATCTCTCTGTGCCGCTGTCGGTACCAACCATCAAAGTGGGGGGACTTGAAAAACCGCCTGTGGGGGATGAGATACAGCAGCCGTGGACTGACTCTGGGTGAGGGCAGGGTCTACACCGACCACTGCAGGGGCCTCAGGCCACCTACCATCCACCCACCTGTACAGGCCCAGCCAGTCGCCCTTGAGAATGCAGGTAAGCTGGGGCCCTGCGTGCTCCAGGCTGCGCAGGAAGTCATCCTGGCGGAAGGGGCGGATCTGGGGAGGAGTCTGAGACAGGGACCTGGTGAGCGCGGGGAGGTGGGGGACGCGGCCTCACAGGCCCCGCACCTCAGCTGGCCAGGACCCTTTGCTGCCATACTCCTCAGCCACGTGaggacccccagcccccacccttcccaGAACAGATCCTAGGATGGCCCTTCTCAGAGAGGAGGGCCTCGAGCCCCTCCGGGGTGGGCCCCGTTCTTCTGTCCTCTGAGGGATGTCTGGCATGTGTGGGGACAGCCTGGAGCCCTGGGGGCTCCTGCATACCCATGACCTCCTCCCTTACCTTCCTCCCGGACCCTCCCCAGATGCCACCTGGACCCGAACCTTCCAAGGTGTGATGCTCTTCTTCAGGGGCATGAGGCTGGCCATGTAGTGCTcctggcagggaaggggaggggagtgaaCCAGGGCCGTGgccctccgctcccctccccctcctgccctgggcctcACCAGGGGGATGATGAAGCTGTGGGTGAGCTCCAGGAGGTGCCGCCTCAGCGATGCCGTCTGTGTGTCCCACGGCCTCTTCTTCTGCAGGCCCTAAGGGAGCGGGGGAGGCGTGGGCTCGAATCCAAGGCAGAGCTTCACACTTCCCCACccccgagcccccccccccccccagcctgtaCCTTGAGCAGCCGCTTCAGCAGGGCCTTGTCTCGGTGGAGGTGGGCGGAGTAAGCCGTGTAGAGGCCTggcaggagggcagagctggccccatccccactgcccccaccccccccaagggcgggggggagacacccccccacagccccacctCCTAGGGAGGGCAGAGCCGGGCCTCCCCCCACAGCCCCAACCCTTCGGGAGGGCAGAAGTGGCCCCCAGCCGAagggccccctcccaccccccacagcccTACCCCCTCTGGATGCACCTGCACATCTATTCCCCTCTCCAGCCCTGTGAAGCAGAGAAGGCTCCCCGAGAACTCAGAGCCAACTGCCTGGGttctggaggagaggagggctcCCGCCAAGGGCACACACCTGGCTTGGTGTCCAGGGTCTTCAGCCTAGAGGGCTTTTTCAGCTTGACCTGCTTAGGAAGATCCCCTACGAAACACGGCGGTGGCTGGGCCTCAGTGCCGCAGCTCTGCCACTCACAGGCTCAGGGCCCTTGAGGCTCCTCTCTGGGTGGGCCTCTGagcccctcaccccacctccccaggtcCCCTGGGCAGAGGACAGGCCAGCCTCACCTGACATCTTGGGCTCTCCAACACGGAGGATGTGGGGCCAGTGCTGGAGTGTTTTGATAAAGAAAGGGTTTGTGACTCCCAGGACCACGTTTGGtctagagggaggagagaagagagagagaagaggcagaggcaggcccAGGGAGGTGGAACACGGCAGGCTGGGGACAGGGCACAGACGGGGGACTCACGGGGCCTGCGTGCGTGTGGTGAACTCCTTGAACTCGCTGTCATGGATGGTGAAATAGGGGCGGTAGTCACAGCAGAACTTGAGGGGCTGCAGGCAGCTgtggggcggcggggcggggggggagcgTGGCAGGGCCAGTAAACACGGCAGGGGCCAGTCCAGTGCCCCGGCCAGTCCCGCCCTGTGCCGCCCGGCATACCTGATCAGAGCCAGCACCAGGTCGGAGGCCATGGCGGGTGAGGGCGCCAGGACCAGCAGGGGCTCCCCCAGGAGCATGAGCTCCCACAGAGTCTGCACGTGGGTCAGCACTGGCTGGAAACACCTGTGCGGGGCGGGGGCGGTCAGGGAAGCCCAGCGGGGGCAGAGCCTGCCAGCCCTGACCCGCCCACACCTGGCACTGCCCTGGAGGGAAGGCAGTGAGGACATGAGGCCATGCCGAGGGGTGTCTAGGGTCGCCCCCCACTCCGCCGGTGTGCCTGCCTGGCCCTGCACTGCCTCTTGGGCAGGGCGGCTCAGTCTCCAAAGCCTGGCTCCCTCATAGACCTGCCTGGAGAGGAGTAGCCTCAGGCAGCGAGTATCTCCCAACACAGCTGCTCCCTCCCTGCACCTGACCTCTGGAACCTTCCTGCCCACCGTGCCCACCTCCTCTAGGTAGAGGCACCGGGACCCTGGGCTCTTCTTCGGTATAATTGTCCCTCATGGAACCGGCCAAGGGTTCCTTCCTGATAGGCGGCCCCTGCCCTGCACAGGCTCTACCTCGGGGGACCCCTCCCCATGTATTCAGGTAGCAGGCGGCAGCCTGCCGGGCTCACCTGAACAGGTCCAGTTCGTGGACACTGGCAAGGACCACTGGGGTGGGCAGCAAACTCTGAGACGAGGGGCGGGCAGGGTGAGGCCGAGGGCAAGGCTGGCATTCCCAAAGCCACAAGCAGCACCCCTCACCCCAGGAGAGCACTGGGGGCCGtggcccctgccctgcaccccccccccccccacagggccCCTAACAAGTGGGGCGGGGAGGCCTGAGGAGGTGGGAGGTTTGAGGCAGGTGTGAGGCCCCGGGCCCAGGAGCGGCACCCCTACCTCATGGCTGCACTGCTCCGGAGGACTGTATTCTGGCTTGTCCACCCTGGACGGGATGCGAACCTGGGAGAACAAAAGGAACAGACGCCAGCTGGGAGTGGGTGTCCCCATGAACCTGCGGCCTTCCCAGCCCAGCCAGCCAGCTCTCACCTGGAGGACTACTCCCATGACAGGCAGCTTCAGGGTCTGCCCAGGCGTGGGGGCGGGCCACTGGTCAATCTCACTGCACACTGTGGACACCGGTGGCCAGCGTCAGGAGCCTGCCCCAAGCAGCAGGTGCCTGTTGAAGCCACTGGGGGCTACGGCCGGGATGATGAAACCACTCTGGCAGGACCTGACAGCCACTCACCCGCTTCCAGGCACGGTGCCAGCCTGTCGAAGTACTCAGGGGCAATGAGGCCCAGCAGCGCCTGGAACAGCCGGACGAAGGGCAGGCGGGATACCAGCACCAGAGACTGCAGGGCGCGCCAGGCCGGTGAGATGCAATCCCAGCCACTCAGGAGTCTGCAGGGACCCCTGAGGCCTGGCTCAGCCAGAGTCTGCCCGGGGCAGTACATCCCACAAACCCCACAGGACACCTGTCCCCAGAAATGGCCCAACTTGGACCCCAGGCTTATTAGGAGAAAACCCAAAGCCTGCCTCTGACGAGACAGGGAAACCTCAGGCGACAGCAGAGTGGGGCTGGACCCTGGGCCTTCTCAGGAAAATGTACGTGGCCAAGATTTCTGGGGTGATCATCCCAGGAGGCAAGCAGCTTTTGCTTATGGTGTCTGAGTTCAAGGTGGAAGTTCTCCTAATCTTGAAAGCGTGGCGAGGGCCCCTCCCCAGTCAGCAGCAAGGAGCAAGCAGCAGAGCCCATGCCCCAAAAGGCCAGCAGGAGAGCTGGGTACAGCGGcagccatcccccaccccttgctCGTAGGTGGGACGGCCTATGTGGCCCAGGGCAGTGAGCTCTGCCCAGTGCCAAGTGGCTGGGGGCTGCAGGAGGAGTGGGCACTACTGGAAGGTCAGGACCCCCAGCCTGTTGGTCCATCTGTCCTGATGGCCACCAGCCCTGCCTTATAGCAGCACCACCCCCGAGCAGCCAGGTGGCTCACCTTCTGGAAGTAGCCCCTCTTCACGGAGCTGTCCTTCACCTGCCTGAAGTACACGTAACCAAAGTAGTGTGCCGGCTCCCTCTGGAAGGGGAGCAGTGTCAGCCAGGCTGAGCCCACTGCCCATGCTCCGTCCCGCCCACCCAACTCCCTGCCAAGGCTGCTACAGCTCTCCCCAGCCAGGAGAGTCCTGGGCTCAGAAGGTGGGTGACACCTCTGCAGAGAAGGTCCCTGCAAACACGGCGGTCCCTGCAGCTCCGGGGCCTGGGTGCACCGGAGGCTTACGCTGGCCTCCACACACTGGGCCACGCCCTGCCGCACACACAATGCACCGAAAAGCTCCAGGGACCCTGGAGAGTCCCCGGAAGAGTGAGCCTAACCCCAGCAGAGGCCAGGATGATGAAACAACTCTGACAACTCCGGCAGGACTTGACAGCCAGAGGAGGTGGGGGCGCCTGTGCTGCAGGCGCAGAGGGGCTGGTGGCGCTTGGAAAGCCTACTGGCTGGGCCTGGCCAGTGCCTGTCCTCCCACACAGAGCCCAGGTGCCCTAAAGGGGCTGCTCACACCAGCCCCACCCTGGCCTGTGGGGAGAGGCAGCCACACTCACTTGCAAGGACACGGGAGCCCCACTGTTGTAGTGTCTGTCTTCCGCATGCCAGGGGCTCCTCTGCCCACCACACTGCCGGATGCGGAAGCTGAACTGAGTGTCTCCGAGGCAGCCTGGGAAGGGAGGCAGCCCCCACCAGACTGTGTCAGGGTGGAACCAGAGACGAAAGCCCAGCTTGCCAGGAAGGCTGTGTCCTAAGTCATGCCCCTGAGAGTTTCACAATAAACACAGCACACAGAAGCACCAGGGACAGCCCCAAAGCATCCATGCTGTCAACTAGCACAGGTGGGATACTGGAACACCCTGGTGTGGGGCCCGGTCAGCTTGCCTGGGACAGAAAAGCAGGCCTGCCTGGACAAGAGCAAAGGCCAGGTCCCAGGTCCTGGTGGCCGCTGTGTTGAAGTAAAGGGCACCAGATCCGCCGATCCCTCTGCCCAGAGACCCTTCTTTCCACGAGACTCTGGGAACGTGACCACCACTGAGGCAGTGTAGAGACGGGAGTGGGGCTGGTGGGGCTCTGGGACAGCCtcacctcccacctccttcctgttTCCCGCCAGCCCCAGAGCTGACATCCCAGTTGGGGCTGCCTACCTGAGTGGGAGTCGGGAAAAGACAGGTAGCAGATGCTGCTTTTCTGAAACACAGGAAGCCCGGTGAGGCCTGGCTCAGTGCAGGGCCACATCCATTCCCAACAGGCCAGGACCCACCTCCTTGTCCGTGAGCCGGAAGTCACTGGGGTACACCAGCTGCAGGGACACAAGCACCGGGTAACATCGGCTGGGCAGGCAGTGCCACGCTGGAGTGTGTCCcttgccccctcctcctcttccctgggcTCCCTCCGGGCCCTTCTCAGCACAAGACCACACTATCGTTCCCCTGCCTTGGCCGCCACACCTGGGCAAGCTCCCCAACTCCCTCCTCAGACCCCTCATGCAGACTGTGGTTGGCCCCCCTGCCTCCACCATCTCCAAGGTCTGCCCCCACAGCTTCAGAAGGTGGTTTTCAGAGCCCCCCGTGGCCTCCTCTTCCTTCTGGAGTGTGATTACACGGCCCTGCTTgctggcccctgcccctcctgctctccaccTCCTGAACCCCTCTACTCAGCCAGAGTCTTGGGCTGTACCATTCCCAGACTTGCTCCCCTAGACGGGACTTGTCAACCTCATCTCCTGGTTTTGATTCAGGTGTCATCCAAGACAGCGGCATCCCTGCCTGTCAACAGCACCTTGAGTGCTTTCACCCCAACCTCTGCCGTTCTGGGATCCAGGAGCTTCTGGCTTGTGCCCCACCTGGAGCGAGAGCCCCAGGAGAACACCGTGGGCCCCAGCCATGTCAGAAGCAGGCCCTTAGTGATCTAGGAGGCAGGCCATGccccagaggggcagggggctgagGCTTGGCTCTCAGGCTCAGCAACTCCATGCACAGGCCCGTGGCCAGAATGGGTTTCGTTGTCGGGGACCAAAATGGCAGGGAGCCCCACAGCCCTCACCCTCAGTGGGCCTCAAGGGGACTTCTGGGGAGTTGGCGTACCGTGGGCCTTGCTGCTGCCCTGACTTGTGCTGTCAGGAAGAGGCAGTGCTGGGAGTCTACAATGGGCCAGGAGCCAAGGGCCTGTGTGCATGGGCCCCTTGCTCTGTCCCCCAAACTCTAACACTGAGGAGGAGTTGGGTTTAAGCTGAGACTTTTCCTGGGGTGTTCCCTGAGCCCCCAGAGCAAAGCGCCAGGTTCTGGGGTTTGCACTGTCGGAATGACGTAGCTTCTTGTCCTTTTATGCTCGGGCTTGCTGCTGTGCTCCCATTTTGTCTCCTCTGCTGCATACCAAGTGTCCTGAGGACAGGGACCATGTCCCAGATACTTTGGTCTCCTGGCCCCGGCAGGGACTATACCCTCACCAGACACAGTATTTGTGACGTGCGTGAAAACACATATTTGAGGGGTAACAGAACAGGCAGGTCGTGTGGCAACTTCAAGGACATGTCAGCTAAGGAGGCAATAAGATTGAAGGGCATTTTGTCTATGGGACTGGACCCACAGAGGAACCTTGGGAGGGCTCGGAGGGGCAGGGCCACAGGACCACTCAGGCCAAGCCCTCATGTGTGTCAAGGCCAAGGAAAGGCAGGTGCCTGGCAGCTGGGGCAATGGACCCTCTGCACTGAGACCAGGGGTCTGAATCAGGAGTCTTGCAGCATCTAAGCAGGCCACCTTGGCCTCTGCATCTATGTCCACGGACCCCACTGGAAAAATTGGTGAGAGCACACATTTATGGCCTGGTGCAGTCTCTCCTGAGAATGGAGACCTGAGGGAAGGCCAAACTGAGCCACGCCTCGATGGGGGAAGAAGTGGAGTAGAACCTCAGAGAAAGGCAGGAAGCAAGGAGTCGTGCTGCCTGAGGAACCCATCCCCGTAGGCCCATGAGGGCCTTGTCCTCTCTGCCCGAGACAGTCAGCACAGCCACTGCTCCTGGGACGCAGTCTTCCCCGAGGAAGACAGACGTGAAGTGTCCCTTGAGAATGCCCAGGTGCCTCAGGACTCTGACGCCCAAGCTGTACCCTCACACATGCACTTCCAGAGGCTGTAACACACACTGTCACGGCACGCACAGCAGAACCCATGCGGGAAGCCGGCTGCCTTCTCTCTGGCCAGGTATTAAAAAGGTTTGTAGAAGTGTCAATGATGCCACTCCTTTCACtacattttgttttgcaaaatatggctgttttcatgaaaatatttatattaacacatgcagtatttgtttttcatttggttttctcTTTACAATAGctgaataagtattttaaaattttctcagttttaacttCTGGTAAACGCTGATAGGTGTCGCCAATACAAAAAGCTTTTTGGGATCCTCGATGATTTTTGACTAGAAAGGGTCCTGAGACTGTGCAGGAGCTCTGTCCGGGAAGGACATCAACACCACAGCAGAGAGGGGCTCTCTGGGCCTCCAGCCGAAGTTGGGCAtccagggcagagccaggcccTCTCCTTGGCTGATCCGCATGGTCTCATCCCCCCGCCGCCACTaggccctgcctgccttcctctcaAGTGGGACTCCTGCGTCACCCACAGGCTTCAGTGCACCCATCTGCTTGGAACCCCCTCCCCGTATTGTGTGTCTGCGGGTGTGCTGTCCACTTACTGTCTGTGTCTCTAGCACAGAATGTCAACTCCGGGGGGCAGGGCCTTGTCTTCTCGCTTAAGTCAGTGTTCCCCGTGTCCAgccccggtgctgcagggcctggCTGGCGGCAGCCACTTAGTACTTGGGTTTATCGGATGAGTGAGTGGACAACTCCTTGCCTTTGTTCTTGCTGGTTTTTTGAGGGAGGGGTTACCTGAAAcagccccttctcccctgcctggCTGCCTCCTCTCACCCTCCAAGATTTGGCCAAGCCCTATGCCTTCCTCTGAGCTGCACTTGTCCATGGGGTTTCTGTGGGCCAGGAGCTCCTGGAAGGCAGCCTCTGGCTGTTCTGTCCACATCCCAGCGCCAAGCACAGAGCCGGGGTGTTTCCAGTGCTCAGGCAGTCCAAGACATCCTCAAAAGCCGGAAGATCCAGCTGAAATGACC is a genomic window of Acinonyx jubatus isolate Ajub_Pintada_27869175 chromosome B4, VMU_Ajub_asm_v1.0, whole genome shotgun sequence containing:
- the DENND6B gene encoding protein DENND6B isoform X5, yielding MRKTDTTTVGLPCPCKQVKDSSVKRGYFQKSLVLVSRLPFVRLFQALLGLIAPEYFDRLAPCLEAVCSEIDQWPAPTPGQTLKLPVMGVVLQVRIPSRVDKPEYSPPEQCSHESLLPTPVVLASVHELDLFRCFQPVLTHVQTLWELMLLGEPLLVLAPSPAMASDLVLALISCLQPLKFCCDYRPYFTIHDSEFKEFTTRTQAPPNVVLGVTNPFFIKTLQHWPHILRVGEPKMSGDLPKQVKLKKPSRLKTLDTKPGLYTAYSAHLHRDKALLKRLLKGLQKKRPWDTQTASLRRHLLELTHSFIIPLEHYMASLMPLKKSITPWKTPPQIRPFRQDDFLRSLEHAGPQLTCILKGDWLGLYRRFFKSPHFDGWYRQRHREMAHKLEALHLEAICEAQNIETWMKDKSEVEVVDLVLKLREKLVQAQGHQLPVKEATLQRAQLYIETAIGSLPKDLQAVLCPP
- the DENND6B gene encoding protein DENND6B isoform X4; the protein is MDSLSGAGPRRARGRLGEASPGARAAAAPWARFSAWLECVCVVTFDLELGQALELVYPSDFRLTDKEAASETLSSASASGSVVGRGAPGMRKTDTTTVGLPCPCKQVKDSSVKRGYFQKSLVLVSRLPFVRLFQALLGLIAPEYFDRLAPCLEAVCSEIDQWPAPTPGQTLKLPVMGVVLQVRIPSRVDKPEYSPPEQCSHESLLPTPVVLASVHELDLFRCFQPVLTHVQTLWELMLLGEPLLVLAPSPAMASDLVLALISCLQPLKFCCDYRPYFTIHDSEFKEFTTRTQAPPNVVLGVTNPFFIKTLQHWPHILRVGEPKMSGDLPKQVKLKKPSRLKTLDTKPGLYTAYSAHLHRDKALLKRLLKGLQKKRPWDTQTASLRRHLLELTHSFIIPLEHYMASLMPLKKSITPWKTPPQIRPFRQDDFLRSLEHAGPQLTCILKGDWLGLYRRFFKSPHFDGWYRQRHREMAHKLEALHLEAICEAQNIETWMKDKSEVEVVDLVLKLREKLVQAQGHQLPVKEATLQRAQLYIETAIGSLPKDLQAVLCPP
- the DENND6B gene encoding protein DENND6B isoform X2, which codes for MDSLSGAGPRRARGRLGEASPGARAAAAPWARFSAWLECVCVVTFDLELGQALELVYPSDFRLTDKEKSSICYLSFPDSHSGCLGDTQFSFRIRQCGGQRSPWHAEDRHYNSGAPVSLQREPAHYFGYVYFRQVKDSSVKRGYFQKSLVLVSRLPFVRLFQALLGLIAPEYFDRLAPCLEAVCSEIDQWPAPTPGQTLKLPVMGVVLQVRIPSRVDKPEYSPPEQCSHESLLPTPVVLASVHELDLFRCFQPVLTHVQTLWELMLLGEPLLVLAPSPAMASDLVLALISCLQPLKFCCDYRPYFTIHDSEFKEFTTRTQAPPNVVLGVTNPFFIKTLQHWPHILRVGEPKMSGDLPKQVKLKKPSRLKTLDTKPGLYTAYSAHLHRDKALLKRLLKGLQKKRPWDTQTASLRRHLLELTHSFIIPLEHYMASLMPLKKSITPWKTPPQIRPFRQDDFLRSLEHAGPQLTCILKGDWLGLYRRFFKSPHFDGWYRQRHREMAHKLEALHLEAICEANIETWMKDKSEVEVVDLVLKLREKLVQAQGHQLPVKEATLQRAQLYIETAIGSLPKDLQAVLCPP
- the DENND6B gene encoding protein DENND6B isoform X3 → MDSLSGAGPRRARGRLGEASPGARAAAAPWARFSAWLECVCVVTFDLELGQALEKSSICYLSFPDSHSGCLGDTQFSFRIRQCGGQRSPWHAEDRHYNSGAPVSLQREPAHYFGYVYFRQVKDSSVKRGYFQKSLVLVSRLPFVRLFQALLGLIAPEYFDRLAPCLEAVCSEIDQWPAPTPGQTLKLPVMGVVLQVRIPSRVDKPEYSPPEQCSHESLLPTPVVLASVHELDLFRCFQPVLTHVQTLWELMLLGEPLLVLAPSPAMASDLVLALISCLQPLKFCCDYRPYFTIHDSEFKEFTTRTQAPPNVVLGVTNPFFIKTLQHWPHILRVGEPKMSGDLPKQVKLKKPSRLKTLDTKPGLYTAYSAHLHRDKALLKRLLKGLQKKRPWDTQTASLRRHLLELTHSFIIPLEHYMASLMPLKKSITPWKTPPQIRPFRQDDFLRSLEHAGPQLTCILKGDWLGLYRRFFKSPHFDGWYRQRHREMAHKLEALHLEAICEAQNIETWMKDKSEVEVVDLVLKLREKLVQAQGHQLPVKEATLQRAQLYIETAIGSLPKDLQAVLCPP
- the DENND6B gene encoding protein DENND6B isoform X1 → MDSLSGAGPRRARGRLGEASPGARAAAAPWARFSAWLECVCVVTFDLELGQALELVYPSDFRLTDKEKSSICYLSFPDSHSGCLGDTQFSFRIRQCGGQRSPWHAEDRHYNSGAPVSLQREPAHYFGYVYFRQVKDSSVKRGYFQKSLVLVSRLPFVRLFQALLGLIAPEYFDRLAPCLEAVCSEIDQWPAPTPGQTLKLPVMGVVLQVRIPSRVDKPEYSPPEQCSHESLLPTPVVLASVHELDLFRCFQPVLTHVQTLWELMLLGEPLLVLAPSPAMASDLVLALISCLQPLKFCCDYRPYFTIHDSEFKEFTTRTQAPPNVVLGVTNPFFIKTLQHWPHILRVGEPKMSGDLPKQVKLKKPSRLKTLDTKPGLYTAYSAHLHRDKALLKRLLKGLQKKRPWDTQTASLRRHLLELTHSFIIPLEHYMASLMPLKKSITPWKTPPQIRPFRQDDFLRSLEHAGPQLTCILKGDWLGLYRRFFKSPHFDGWYRQRHREMAHKLEALHLEAICEAQNIETWMKDKSEVEVVDLVLKLREKLVQAQGHQLPVKEATLQRAQLYIETAIGSLPKDLQAVLCPP